A stretch of the Methylacidiphilum caldifontis genome encodes the following:
- a CDS encoding NAD(P)(+) transhydrogenase (Re/Si-specific) subunit beta, with protein MENIIQFVYICSAALFILSLKWMSEVKTSRWGNWAGSAGMALAIVATLLKPDIHGYLWIAIGIVIGASIGTPMAVLMPMTAVPQRTALSHAFGALAAGLVGTTEYFLKASQLSLPQLVVLSIEVFLGFLTFTGSLLAFGKLQEIIPTRPILYPGRNYVSFSVFAFCLLLSAYMIFQAGYHPLLFISLIIFSLLFGILLVLPIGGADMPTVISILNAYAGLSSSFMGFLLNNKLLIIAGALDGSSGLILSIQMCKAMNRSFTNVLFGGMGQVIDVVDPSRDGKVVKSLSPKEASILFEAAKKVVIVPGYGMAAAQAQHVVKELTDVLENKSIDVKFAIHPVAGRMPGHMNVLLAEADVPYDKLVEMEEINPLFPETDVVLVVGANDITNPAARKNPGSPLYGMPILDVDKAKQILFIKRSMSTGFAGIDNDLFYSPKTIMLFGDAKKVLNDLVVSINSQ; from the coding sequence ATGGAGAACATCATTCAATTCGTTTACATCTGCTCTGCTGCACTCTTCATTCTTTCCCTTAAATGGATGAGCGAAGTCAAAACATCGCGCTGGGGAAACTGGGCAGGAAGTGCAGGCATGGCATTGGCAATTGTGGCTACTCTTCTTAAGCCCGATATCCACGGCTATCTCTGGATAGCCATAGGAATAGTCATAGGCGCTTCTATCGGTACCCCCATGGCTGTACTTATGCCCATGACGGCTGTTCCCCAAAGAACAGCTCTATCCCATGCATTTGGAGCCTTGGCAGCAGGTCTTGTAGGAACAACTGAATATTTTCTCAAGGCCAGTCAGCTTTCTCTACCCCAACTGGTTGTTTTGTCCATAGAGGTGTTCCTTGGGTTTTTGACTTTTACGGGTAGTCTACTGGCCTTCGGAAAGCTTCAAGAAATTATCCCTACTCGACCTATTCTATACCCGGGAAGAAATTATGTGAGTTTTTCAGTTTTTGCTTTCTGTTTGCTCCTCAGCGCCTATATGATTTTTCAAGCTGGCTATCATCCCCTGCTTTTCATTTCTTTAATCATTTTTTCGCTCCTCTTTGGAATCCTTTTAGTATTGCCTATTGGAGGAGCGGATATGCCAACAGTCATCTCGATTCTTAACGCCTACGCTGGGCTTTCTTCTTCGTTCATGGGCTTCTTACTTAACAACAAGTTGCTTATCATTGCTGGTGCCTTGGACGGCAGTTCCGGTCTTATCCTTTCAATTCAGATGTGTAAGGCGATGAATCGCTCCTTTACGAATGTTCTTTTTGGAGGAATGGGGCAGGTCATTGACGTTGTTGACCCTTCAAGAGATGGTAAAGTGGTCAAAAGCCTTTCTCCTAAAGAAGCTTCTATTTTATTTGAAGCGGCTAAAAAAGTCGTCATTGTCCCTGGATATGGTATGGCCGCTGCTCAAGCACAGCATGTGGTCAAGGAATTGACCGATGTCTTAGAAAATAAAAGTATCGATGTCAAATTTGCGATTCATCCAGTGGCTGGCAGAATGCCTGGTCACATGAATGTTCTATTGGCTGAAGCTGACGTGCCTTATGATAAGCTTGTCGAAATGGAAGAGATTAATCCGCTTTTTCCAGAAACAGATGTTGTTTTAGTTGTTGGTGCTAATGATATTACTAACCCTGCTGCAAGAAAGAATCCTGGATCCCCTTTATACGGCATGCCCATACTTGATGTTGATAAGGCTAAACAGATTCTTTTTATTAAAAGGAGTATGTCAACGGGATTTGCAGGAATTGACAATGACCTCTTTTATTCACCCAAAACGATTATGCTTTTCGGAGATGCAAAAAAGGTTCTCAATGATCTTGTTGTTTCGATCAATTCCCAATG
- a CDS encoding NAD(P) transhydrogenase subunit alpha, translating to MTLGDWLTDFYVFVLASFLGLELIRNVSRLLHTPLMSLTNAISSISLVGSLALTGEGEKTWVIVLGTIAIISSSINAVGGFLITDRILKMFKKSK from the coding sequence ATGACATTGGGTGATTGGCTTACCGATTTTTACGTCTTTGTTTTAGCCTCATTTTTGGGATTAGAATTAATACGCAATGTTTCACGTCTGCTCCATACCCCTCTGATGTCTTTGACCAATGCTATCTCTTCGATTTCTTTAGTCGGTTCCCTTGCTCTTACTGGAGAAGGAGAAAAAACATGGGTAATTGTTTTAGGCACTATAGCTATCATATCTTCTTCGATTAATGCTGTAGGGGGTTTTTTAATTACCGATAGAATTCTTAAGATGTTCAAGAAAAGCAAATAA
- a CDS encoding Re/Si-specific NAD(P)(+) transhydrogenase subunit alpha, which yields MASLGILKEKVPGENRVAIVPEVLPSFLKLGLEVFIESGAGAGAGYFDESYVDKGAKILAHGYDVLKKANIICLIHPPRLEDIAYFAENSILIALLYPLLNLDLVKQIAARNLTAFSLDLIPRISRAQSMDPLSSQSTVSGYKSVILAAHTLPKFLPMLTTPAGTIPPCKVFIIGAGVAGLQAIATARRLGALVEAYDIRPIAKEQVESLGAKFVNLPITAQDVEDRSGYAKAQSETFYSKQRQLIIDQCKKADIVITTALVPGIKAPKLISKEAVENMKPGTVIVDLAAEQGGNCELTVPGKTVVHNHVVIHGPLNLPSSMAPQASLFYAKNIQSFLSLFFKENKLFIHWEDEIIKNTLVVREGKIVHEKVLGALNQKLHE from the coding sequence ATGGCATCCCTTGGCATTCTTAAAGAAAAAGTCCCCGGTGAAAATCGGGTTGCCATAGTCCCTGAAGTTCTTCCCTCTTTTTTAAAATTAGGATTAGAGGTTTTTATTGAATCTGGGGCTGGAGCTGGTGCAGGCTATTTCGACGAGTCCTATGTCGATAAAGGAGCTAAAATTTTAGCTCATGGCTATGATGTCCTTAAAAAGGCAAACATTATCTGCCTTATTCATCCTCCTCGCTTAGAAGATATCGCTTATTTCGCTGAAAATTCCATTCTGATAGCCTTATTATACCCACTGTTAAATCTTGATCTAGTCAAGCAGATCGCTGCCCGCAACCTTACCGCTTTCTCTCTTGATCTCATCCCCAGGATTAGTAGGGCACAGTCTATGGATCCCTTAAGTTCTCAAAGCACCGTTTCTGGTTACAAATCAGTTATTCTAGCAGCCCATACTCTTCCTAAATTCCTGCCGATGCTCACCACCCCAGCAGGAACGATCCCTCCCTGTAAGGTCTTTATTATTGGCGCTGGAGTTGCTGGCTTACAGGCCATTGCCACAGCCAGGAGGCTGGGCGCTTTGGTGGAAGCTTATGACATTAGACCCATAGCTAAGGAGCAAGTTGAAAGCTTGGGTGCTAAATTCGTTAATTTACCCATTACTGCTCAGGATGTTGAAGATCGATCAGGTTATGCCAAGGCTCAATCCGAAACATTCTATTCTAAGCAACGCCAGCTTATTATTGATCAATGCAAAAAGGCGGATATCGTTATTACCACCGCTCTTGTTCCAGGAATAAAAGCTCCAAAGCTCATATCCAAGGAAGCCGTTGAAAACATGAAACCGGGCACTGTTATTGTTGACCTTGCCGCAGAACAGGGAGGAAATTGTGAACTGACTGTCCCTGGGAAAACGGTTGTTCACAATCATGTTGTCATTCATGGCCCCTTAAATCTTCCCTCTTCTATGGCTCCTCAAGCAAGTCTATTTTATGCAAAGAATATCCAATCCTTTCTTTCACTTTTTTTTAAAGAAAATAAATTATTTATTCACTGGGAAGATGAAATCATAAAAAATACATTGGTTGTTCGAGAAGGGAAAATTGTCCATGAGAAAGTTCTCGGTGCCTTGAACCAAAAACTACATGAATAA
- a CDS encoding TonB-dependent receptor, with protein MKILFIFTHLKIKDLFSLFLAPQRAVIIFLSLCFWPSNQGYPDNTSSLPLNPSAATNSPDSADTTDSTVGSDKKTKNKQTNSLPEITVTAVGPNENILPTAHSNTSVYAIPLDVIDIPRNVTPISHGLAQSAGIGQFGYLDPLSTAFIVPAALTQINYGIASAPTIRGRNGLTLINGIEETLNNNSEQNIPWNYNMVESMDIVEGPSNAVFGATQVSGGYINYITKQPYFDNFRGYVWDTIGMYQEYMWGADIGGPIDKDKKLAYRFSYMGQENGSYYQYQRNDQQNFYLALGYHPQDSYSIDLYADLGTYDFTPMWGMINRPTQQLIDNGLYFPGALSPTLANTGIVNNPPASSYLGTPVGISRRNVLLNPTDGGYGTTGLTQVIQRLSINEDFQIINNTFFWYHNDQWILHPLFYDESCRGDYEIDNRTECRLNIYSLPQENGEKSYPVIGHLLFSHALDTGIEMHYQKNLDYNSDSFIVLNSYSLINQNPLLWNAELSKYFQARIGNPKAPFGGEWPIPGAPAGYYFEPANLAAGSTDCHYGAVSPFLLDNINITDKLSLILGARATGYFISAQTPPGTPPILFQQLSTTQLTPLVDVGTVYKIFPWLSAYFDFNWGYVVNAADMGGFSPFFGPSQFHLLNELYEGGFKFDLLNHSLFAAVDSFSQFTYLNNRTGPATPSTVNGFEASINYQPNRHFWAKLGYAYMHGTEDWTSVGHGPPMYQTYSTALALQSNLPLNNNQMYPAGIYNFLGFPDQIFSGLITYRHDSGIGITMGALLMSEQYLGYNYTTHIPTQFILNSTLFYTAQRWEARLYFYNFTNEPYWLAFGMGANGTRTFNYEDIVAGMPFWIQATLVYKF; from the coding sequence ATGAAAATTTTATTTATCTTTACGCATTTGAAGATCAAAGATCTTTTTTCTCTTTTTCTTGCCCCGCAAAGAGCTGTTATCATTTTTTTAAGCCTCTGCTTTTGGCCCTCAAACCAAGGATATCCGGATAATACCTCTTCTTTGCCCCTGAATCCAAGTGCGGCTACAAATAGTCCAGATTCAGCGGACACAACAGATTCGACCGTTGGAAGTGATAAAAAAACAAAGAATAAACAGACCAATTCCCTTCCAGAAATTACTGTAACAGCGGTAGGACCCAATGAAAATATCTTGCCTACCGCCCATTCCAATACCTCGGTCTATGCCATACCCCTGGATGTCATCGATATTCCTCGAAATGTGACACCGATTTCCCATGGATTGGCACAGTCAGCTGGCATAGGGCAGTTTGGATATCTAGATCCGCTTTCTACAGCTTTCATTGTCCCTGCCGCTCTTACTCAAATAAACTACGGTATTGCCAGTGCCCCCACCATCCGTGGACGTAACGGGCTAACCCTAATTAATGGGATTGAAGAAACTTTGAACAACAACTCCGAACAAAATATCCCATGGAACTACAACATGGTTGAATCCATGGATATTGTTGAGGGACCTTCTAATGCAGTCTTTGGAGCGACACAAGTTTCTGGAGGTTACATCAATTATATCACCAAGCAGCCCTACTTCGACAATTTTCGAGGTTACGTGTGGGATACAATTGGAATGTATCAAGAATACATGTGGGGAGCAGACATTGGGGGGCCTATCGACAAAGATAAGAAATTGGCTTACCGGTTTAGCTACATGGGACAAGAAAACGGCAGTTATTACCAATATCAAAGAAATGATCAGCAAAATTTTTATTTAGCTCTGGGTTATCATCCTCAAGACTCTTATTCTATAGACCTCTATGCGGATTTAGGAACCTACGATTTTACCCCAATGTGGGGAATGATCAATAGACCCACTCAACAATTAATTGATAACGGTCTTTATTTCCCTGGAGCGCTCTCCCCTACCCTTGCCAACACTGGGATAGTCAACAACCCTCCAGCCTCTTCTTACCTAGGTACTCCCGTAGGGATTAGCCGCAGAAATGTCCTACTCAACCCAACCGATGGAGGCTATGGAACAACCGGGCTTACTCAAGTCATACAAAGGCTTTCCATCAATGAAGACTTCCAAATCATAAACAATACCTTTTTTTGGTATCACAACGATCAATGGATCCTCCATCCCCTTTTTTACGACGAATCTTGCCGAGGTGATTATGAAATTGACAACCGGACTGAATGCCGACTTAACATTTACAGCCTTCCTCAAGAGAATGGAGAAAAGAGCTATCCTGTTATAGGCCATCTCCTTTTTTCCCATGCCCTAGATACAGGAATAGAAATGCATTATCAAAAAAATCTCGATTACAATTCCGACTCTTTTATCGTGCTTAATAGTTATAGTCTTATCAACCAAAATCCATTGCTCTGGAATGCGGAACTATCAAAATATTTTCAAGCACGGATTGGTAATCCCAAAGCTCCTTTTGGGGGTGAATGGCCTATTCCGGGGGCTCCAGCTGGATACTATTTTGAGCCAGCCAATTTGGCGGCTGGAAGCACAGACTGCCATTATGGAGCCGTTTCTCCTTTCTTGCTGGATAATATAAATATAACCGATAAGCTTTCTCTCATTCTAGGAGCCCGGGCAACAGGTTATTTTATTTCTGCACAAACTCCCCCTGGAACCCCCCCTATCCTCTTTCAACAGCTTTCAACTACTCAACTTACTCCTCTTGTGGATGTGGGAACAGTATACAAAATTTTTCCATGGTTAAGTGCTTATTTCGATTTTAACTGGGGATATGTCGTAAATGCCGCAGACATGGGAGGGTTTTCCCCTTTTTTCGGTCCCTCACAGTTCCACTTGCTCAACGAGCTTTATGAAGGTGGTTTTAAATTTGATCTCCTCAATCATTCCCTGTTTGCTGCCGTGGATAGCTTTTCCCAGTTCACCTATCTTAACAATAGGACTGGACCAGCCACCCCATCCACCGTCAACGGTTTTGAGGCCAGTATAAATTACCAACCTAACCGCCATTTCTGGGCAAAGCTCGGTTATGCCTATATGCATGGTACAGAAGACTGGACCTCTGTGGGGCATGGACCTCCCATGTATCAAACTTATTCGACAGCTTTGGCCCTGCAGTCTAATCTCCCCTTGAATAACAACCAGATGTATCCAGCAGGTATTTACAATTTTTTAGGCTTTCCAGATCAAATTTTCAGCGGCCTTATCACCTATAGACACGATAGCGGTATTGGAATAACCATGGGAGCGCTTCTCATGAGCGAACAGTATTTAGGATACAACTATACAACCCACATCCCTACGCAGTTCATCCTCAATTCCACCCTTTTTTATACCGCTCAGAGATGGGAAGCTAGGCTTTATTTTTATAACTTTACTAACGAACCCTATTGGCTTGCTTTTGGCATGGGAGCAAACGGAACAAGAACATTTAATTATGAAGATATTGTAGCCGGAATGCCTTTTTGGATTCAAGCCACTTTGGTTTATAAGTTCTGA
- a CDS encoding coiled-coil domain-containing protein, with the protein MGRFVIKRLFLFFILQLFFVFCLSLQQGISAPSSKSSPLVPQDLFLDIYVTIQEGDRSLEKHDYREASSKYKEAESKLLELKKSNPKWEPRLVDYRLKYVQDKEQEIQKRLAGLPVSETQPSIAEESAENKALENRLKEIEDKLASLEKERSQSSTNPETNKQAMELQNLFQTLQKELVQAKAARKKQLEAQQERINELTASVSSLQKELAQAKSQNRDKSEVLGLQKRLNELEEELRRANAMKTNAKLAESEVAKMRDLTQKVQSLELALQHMKDEQLQIIQKNLEQSTKAKQVVLLEERVQQLETELAQAKQEQYRMAQLNPSLVDYQQLNILKEHMQKIEQQMEKLSKKSEIQSLQTRTTENATEMEALKSRVNKLEEELARSKKREEQLLGSVTSQNVALQKRVIELEQQLAKEKEKMLARNQPLGLNHQSSSSLALPSTESRSEQLQEVSPPLEQKEVKENPKEQPGQLKSGSQISSSQTHPKKRRTHRSRSAEEELVHSWRKVRREFISLFR; encoded by the coding sequence ATGGGTAGATTTGTAATTAAAAGACTTTTTTTGTTCTTTATTCTACAATTGTTTTTTGTGTTTTGTTTGTCTCTTCAACAAGGAATTTCTGCTCCTTCATCTAAAAGTTCACCTCTTGTTCCCCAGGATCTTTTTTTGGATATCTATGTGACTATTCAAGAGGGAGATAGAAGTTTAGAAAAGCATGATTATAGGGAAGCTTCTTCTAAGTATAAAGAAGCTGAGAGTAAACTCCTTGAATTGAAGAAAAGTAACCCAAAATGGGAACCAAGGCTAGTGGATTACCGCTTGAAATATGTACAAGATAAAGAGCAAGAAATACAAAAGAGGTTGGCAGGCCTGCCGGTTAGCGAGACGCAACCCTCTATAGCGGAGGAGTCGGCTGAAAATAAGGCTTTAGAAAACAGGCTTAAGGAAATTGAAGATAAGTTAGCTAGTTTAGAAAAAGAGAGATCCCAGTCTTCAACGAACCCTGAAACGAACAAGCAGGCAATGGAACTTCAAAATCTTTTTCAAACCCTTCAAAAAGAACTTGTTCAAGCTAAGGCGGCCAGAAAAAAGCAACTTGAAGCTCAGCAAGAAAGGATCAATGAGTTAACCGCTTCGGTGAGTTCTTTACAAAAAGAGCTGGCCCAAGCTAAGTCACAAAATAGGGACAAGTCAGAAGTGCTCGGCCTGCAGAAAAGACTCAATGAGTTGGAAGAAGAATTAAGAAGGGCAAATGCGATGAAAACAAATGCCAAGCTGGCTGAAAGTGAAGTGGCCAAAATGAGGGATCTTACCCAAAAAGTGCAATCCCTTGAGCTTGCTCTTCAGCATATGAAGGATGAACAACTCCAGATTATACAAAAAAACCTGGAACAAAGTACAAAAGCCAAACAAGTAGTCCTTCTTGAAGAGCGAGTTCAACAGTTGGAAACAGAACTTGCTCAAGCTAAGCAGGAGCAGTATCGGATGGCCCAACTTAATCCCTCCCTAGTGGATTACCAACAGCTTAATATTTTAAAAGAACATATGCAGAAGATTGAGCAGCAGATGGAAAAGCTTTCCAAGAAGAGTGAGATTCAGAGCCTTCAAACAAGGACCACGGAAAATGCGACAGAGATGGAAGCGTTGAAAAGCAGGGTCAACAAACTTGAAGAAGAACTTGCTCGGAGTAAAAAAAGAGAGGAGCAACTCTTGGGATCTGTTACGAGTCAAAACGTTGCCCTTCAGAAAAGGGTTATAGAGTTAGAACAGCAATTAGCCAAAGAAAAAGAAAAGATGTTGGCAAGGAATCAACCCCTGGGGTTAAATCATCAATCCTCATCTTCCCTAGCTCTCCCTAGTACGGAAAGTAGATCAGAGCAGCTCCAGGAAGTTTCTCCTCCTTTGGAACAAAAAGAAGTGAAGGAAAATCCAAAAGAACAACCTGGACAGCTAAAAAGCGGCTCTCAAATCTCTTCTTCACAAACCCATCCTAAAAAGAGAAGAACTCATCGAAGTCGTTCTGCCGAAGAGGAACTTGTTCATTCATGGAGAAAAGTCAGAAGGGAATTCATTTCTCTTTTTAGGTGA
- a CDS encoding alpha/beta fold hydrolase, whose translation MKLFFRQTGRAKNSVFLFHGLYGSSFNWASIASHLSQLYQVFAFDLRNHGLSPTATFMDYQLMAEDILQTVGHLDIFPVHVVGHSVGGKLAMVLALVFQSRIKSIVIEDIAPVDYGQAGLELHLKILKALKQLPIENIKTRKEAERLLFKEIDDLSIVQFLLTNLIYEKAKYAWRIKWEGIENSIEKLNSFPEINSSFNGESLFVFGEKSSYFHPSFIPKIKFYFPKASCVRLQGTGHWVHYEKPKEFCDLLCLFFEKVQNTLFT comes from the coding sequence GTGAAGCTTTTTTTCAGACAAACAGGGAGAGCTAAAAACAGTGTATTTTTATTTCATGGTTTGTATGGCAGTAGTTTTAATTGGGCTTCAATTGCTAGTCATCTTAGCCAGTTGTATCAGGTCTTTGCTTTTGACTTAAGAAACCATGGGCTGTCTCCAACGGCAACTTTTATGGATTATCAACTTATGGCCGAAGATATCCTGCAAACAGTTGGTCATCTTGATATTTTCCCCGTCCATGTTGTGGGTCATTCAGTTGGTGGTAAATTGGCAATGGTGTTGGCTCTGGTTTTTCAAAGCCGGATAAAAAGCATAGTTATCGAGGATATCGCTCCAGTTGATTATGGACAGGCAGGATTGGAGTTGCATTTGAAAATACTTAAGGCATTGAAGCAGCTACCTATAGAGAATATAAAAACTCGGAAAGAGGCTGAACGATTGCTCTTTAAAGAAATCGACGATTTGTCGATTGTGCAGTTCCTCCTTACAAACCTTATTTATGAAAAGGCTAAATATGCATGGAGGATAAAATGGGAGGGAATCGAAAATTCGATTGAAAAATTAAATTCTTTTCCTGAAATAAATAGCTCGTTCAATGGAGAAAGCCTTTTTGTTTTTGGTGAAAAATCCTCTTATTTTCATCCTTCATTTATCCCTAAAATAAAGTTTTATTTTCCCAAAGCTTCTTGTGTTAGGCTTCAAGGAACTGGACATTGGGTTCATTATGAAAAACCCAAAGAGTTTTGCGACCTTTTATGCCTTTTTTTTGAAAAGGTGCAAAATACTCTATTCACTTGA
- a CDS encoding ABC transporter ATP-binding protein gives MQELKKIIIFSIPFLKRRMPLIFSGLIAGFLFGAFNGAYLFILKAAIDNFSSPPPQATASSVSPSKKYFYQQAMDELGRWLPKAKEPLDWKRICGGIFILPLIALVRGALRLLNSYFMTLAAAKIVADLQTAILSKLHSLSIDFFHKSTTGDLAIRILNDTKAFYDSVSVLFTDVAKDPITIAAILFSCALIDWRLTILAILLVPGCIIPAVSLAKKAREASMGIISSSVAQSNLLFESLSGIHVIKAFCLEKKNIETFRHQANELAKHAAKMSIAGSMVSPIIDIVASLALSLLILCVIWQNISIANMAAIANGAILFFAPIKRLADANVKIQEGALSARRLTDLLDTQSTVTERPGAKPIKTFKKQIEFSNVSFSYGNELVIKNLSFVIPKGKKVGIAGRSGAGKTTLTSLLFRFYDPVSGAILIDGEDLRDLKIADLRNLFSLVSQDVVIFNRSIAENIAVGRSGATRQEIEQAAKLAGAAEFIEKLPQGYDTFIGERGVKLSGGQRQRLSIARAFIRNSPVIILDEATSSLDSHSESIVQQAIYELEKGKTVLIIAHRLSTLADCDEILVIDRGQIVQRGTFGELITQEGLFKSMAIHQGIVNNSVEGIPS, from the coding sequence ATGCAAGAGCTTAAAAAGATTATAATCTTCTCTATTCCCTTTTTAAAAAGACGCATGCCCTTGATATTCTCTGGATTGATTGCGGGTTTCTTGTTTGGAGCCTTTAATGGAGCCTATCTTTTTATCCTTAAGGCGGCTATCGATAATTTTTCTTCACCGCCACCGCAGGCCACAGCGTCTTCGGTTAGTCCTTCAAAAAAATATTTTTACCAACAGGCTATGGATGAACTGGGAAGATGGCTTCCCAAAGCTAAAGAACCTCTTGATTGGAAAAGGATTTGTGGGGGTATTTTCATTTTGCCCTTAATCGCTCTGGTACGAGGTGCATTAAGGCTACTTAATTCTTATTTTATGACACTTGCAGCGGCAAAAATTGTTGCCGATCTCCAGACAGCCATATTGTCCAAGTTACACTCTCTTTCCATCGATTTTTTCCATAAATCAACCACGGGTGATCTAGCGATTCGTATTTTGAATGACACTAAAGCCTTTTACGATTCGGTGAGTGTCCTTTTTACAGATGTAGCAAAAGATCCGATTACCATAGCGGCCATTCTTTTTTCCTGTGCGCTTATCGATTGGAGGCTAACCATTCTTGCTATTCTTCTTGTTCCTGGATGTATCATTCCAGCTGTAAGTTTGGCAAAAAAGGCTAGAGAAGCATCGATGGGAATCATATCCTCTTCAGTGGCACAGAGTAATTTGCTCTTTGAATCCTTGTCTGGTATTCATGTCATTAAAGCCTTTTGTCTTGAAAAGAAAAATATTGAGACCTTTAGGCACCAGGCCAACGAATTAGCCAAGCATGCGGCAAAGATGTCCATAGCGGGCTCCATGGTCAGCCCAATCATAGATATTGTAGCTAGCCTAGCTCTGTCATTATTAATCCTCTGTGTGATATGGCAAAATATTAGCATCGCCAATATGGCGGCGATAGCTAACGGAGCGATTCTCTTTTTTGCACCAATCAAAAGGTTAGCCGATGCCAATGTGAAAATCCAGGAAGGGGCTTTAAGTGCAAGGCGGCTTACGGATTTACTCGATACCCAATCGACAGTCACTGAAAGACCTGGAGCAAAACCGATTAAAACATTCAAAAAGCAGATTGAATTTTCGAACGTCTCTTTTAGTTATGGAAATGAGCTGGTCATCAAAAATCTTTCTTTTGTTATTCCGAAAGGGAAAAAAGTAGGGATAGCCGGTAGAAGCGGAGCGGGAAAAACGACACTGACAAGCCTGCTTTTCCGGTTTTATGATCCGGTTTCTGGTGCCATTTTGATCGATGGAGAAGATCTAAGAGATCTTAAGATAGCAGACCTGAGAAATCTGTTTTCCCTTGTGAGTCAAGATGTTGTTATTTTTAATCGCTCTATTGCCGAAAACATTGCTGTAGGAAGATCGGGAGCTACGCGCCAAGAAATTGAACAAGCAGCCAAGTTGGCAGGAGCAGCTGAATTTATCGAAAAATTGCCTCAAGGATACGATACCTTCATTGGTGAAAGAGGGGTTAAGCTTTCTGGAGGACAAAGACAGCGGTTATCTATAGCCAGGGCATTTATTCGGAATAGCCCTGTGATTATCCTTGATGAGGCCACATCGAGCCTCGACTCTCACAGTGAATCCATTGTGCAACAAGCGATTTATGAGTTGGAAAAAGGTAAAACCGTACTCATTATTGCCCACCGGCTTTCCACGCTCGCCGATTGCGATGAAATTCTTGTTATCGATCGAGGTCAAATTGTCCAGAGAGGGACCTTTGGAGAATTGATCACCCAAGAAGGGTTGTTTAAATCTATGGCTATTCATCAAGGCATTGTGAACAACTCGGTTGAGGGAATCCCATCTTGA
- a CDS encoding YSC84-related protein has translation MKSSHLIQKTGATYWVEKEKIFFRSFRWCNASRTRVFLFFIFGFLFQPAFAWDLQKTVNQAATIIRRFKQMPEKSIPQSVFRDAKGFAILTVIKAGFIFSGRGGTGLVVARTSKGWSGPSAISVGGVGFGFQIGVNATEFILVLNTPEAVEAFAKGGNFNIGGSISATAGPIGRTAEAGVMPMAAIYTYSQSQGIFGGISIEGTAIVEAPDTNREYYNREVSPSEILSGNIKPPPGAKILINALEAPYKQEEEIDEK, from the coding sequence GTGAAAAGTAGCCATTTAATTCAAAAAACAGGGGCTACTTACTGGGTAGAAAAAGAAAAGATTTTTTTCCGGTCTTTTCGTTGGTGTAACGCTTCAAGGACGCGTGTTTTTCTTTTTTTTATTTTTGGATTTCTTTTTCAACCGGCGTTTGCTTGGGATTTGCAAAAGACAGTTAATCAAGCGGCAACGATCATCCGGAGGTTTAAGCAGATGCCAGAAAAATCCATTCCTCAATCTGTTTTTAGGGATGCTAAGGGTTTTGCTATTTTGACGGTGATTAAGGCTGGATTTATTTTTAGTGGCAGAGGAGGAACAGGATTAGTTGTAGCAAGAACCTCCAAAGGATGGTCTGGCCCTTCAGCCATATCGGTTGGAGGAGTCGGTTTTGGATTTCAAATTGGAGTAAATGCAACAGAGTTTATTCTTGTACTTAATACCCCTGAAGCGGTGGAAGCCTTTGCTAAAGGAGGAAATTTTAATATTGGAGGAAGCATTAGTGCAACCGCAGGTCCTATTGGTAGAACGGCTGAAGCGGGTGTAATGCCAATGGCTGCCATTTATACTTATAGCCAAAGCCAAGGCATTTTTGGAGGAATATCTATAGAGGGTACAGCGATTGTCGAGGCTCCCGATACAAATAGAGAATATTATAATAGGGAAGTCAGTCCTTCGGAGATCCTCTCTGGAAACATTAAACCTCCTCCGGGTGCAAAAATACTCATTAATGCTTTAGAAGCACCCTATAAACAGGAAGAAGAGATTGACGAAAAGTAG